TTCAGCTAATCTTGTGCAGGCGCTTAACAATCGTCTAGTGGCATTATCAATTCACATCCGAGAATACTATTGGATTGATTTGAAGAAACTGAATGAAATATATCGATACAAGGTAGAAGAGTACTCATTTGATGCAGTTAATAAGTTCAATATCTACCCAGATCAGATTCCTCCCTGGCTTGTGGAATGGATGCCCAAAAAAGGGGGCTATCTTATTGGAAACCTGCAGCCAGCACACATGGACTTCCGTTTATTTTCACTATGAAACTTATGGGCTATAGTATGCGGTCTTGCTACAACCGAACAGTCTCATGCGATTTTGGATCTTATTGAAGCAAAATGGTCTGATCTGGTAGCAGACATGCCAATGAAACTTTGTTACCCAGCATTAGAGGGCAAGGAATGGCGAATAATTACAGGCAGCGATCCAAAGAACACGTACAGTTCTACTTTAATGGACTCGTCTTGTATTGTTAATCAGATTTCGTGAACAGGTTAATAACACATGTTGTTGCTTTCCTTGCAGTCCTTGGTCTTACCATAACGGAGGTTCCTGGCCAACTTTGCTTTGGCAGGTTAGTTTTTTGTTTCTCTTTTTATTTTGGCTAGTATAACTTGTTTGAATTGTTGTGTTAACCAAGCAGTTTTGTGTTAGTATATATGGTTTTATAGAACTTATACTTATGAATTATGATGGATTtgagttgaaaaaaaaaaaaaaaggattgtATCGTACTATTGCTTTAATCTGCCATTTTGAGGTTTGCTTTCAGTTTACTCCACTTAGGAGTAGTGTTATACTGGTGGCCTAAAAAGAGTTCAAGTTTCATTTTTTCCCAGAGGACgacaaatatgaaaaatcacGAGCGGTGACATTTTTTAGTTTTATGTCATACTCGCTTTTCAACTAGGAAAGCATAGAACCATAGATTATTCCGTGATCAGGCTTTTGTTCCAACAGCTATTTGATTGATtagattttgtattttttattgaTTCATATATGTGCTCTTTCAGCTAACTGTGGCATGCATAAAAATGGAGAGACCAGAGATCGCTGAAAATGCAATCAAGATTGCCGAAAAAAGATTAGCAAGAGACAAATGGCCCGAATACTACGACACCCAAGGAGCAAGATTCATCGGGAAACAGGCACACCTCTTTCAAACTTGGTCCAATGCAGGATATCTAGTAGCAAAACTCCTCATTGCCAACCCAGCTGCAGCAAATATCTTGGTTAACGTTGCggacacatcacttttgaatgCCTTTTCCTGCGCACTAGCCACTCCAAGGAGAAACCGATCACGAAAAGGAACATTCCAGAATTTCATTGTCTGAATACCGTTATAATTTGTTTCGTGAACAAGCCAGAATTTCATTGTCTGAATACCACTATAATTTGTCAGTCCACCGCTCTCCTATGCTGGCTATATTTTTGTTGTGCCAGATTTCACAGGGGAGAGAAGCAAATTTTAGGATACCATTCAAACAGTCGACTTAGATCGTGGCACACCAGAGAGGTGGCCACATACTTGTTGACTTGTGCGAGCTGTATGATATAAGAATTATTTTCCAGGATAAAGGTCTGAGTTCAGATGCATTTGTAGTTCTCTCG
This genomic interval from Primulina huaijiensis isolate GDHJ02 chromosome 14, ASM1229523v2, whole genome shotgun sequence contains the following:
- the LOC140957202 gene encoding alkaline/neutral invertase E, chloroplastic-like codes for the protein MPMKLCYPALEGKEWRIITGSDPKNTPWSYHNGGSWPTLLWQLTVACIKMERPEIAENAIKIAEKRLARDKWPEYYDTQGARFIGKQAHLFQTWSNAGYLVAKLLIANPAAANILVNVADTSLLNAFSCALATPRRNRSRKGTFQNFIV